A genomic stretch from Falsibacillus albus includes:
- a CDS encoding DUF2515 family protein produces MKKIFYFHRLFPKISTNISDSELIDLIRQITFTSNKDNISRTDAYQRFYMKHTEIRWAFLASMVSRNAGWNMCDLVHPLFQASVDPRTRERLFLTYERANWLIFHDAFPQLLLYHYSTILKRPLFHLLKGFCVSEFMHGEWQRFWAENDHSRLTISLIINEQNLIQEPIIMHPLYKKRVFKTILFHLQDFFHFSCVIFPTLQGNLFGASVSKFTDLNARIDLGKRLQKILFHPDLYPYFLTFAKNVTHTGSRYDYKKLNPFRHEREMTLLRAAYPIVEHHITEQQDWSALGKIHSRWFADVDFQESIMLTEWFDGKRLKQDRLLKVKSLLNEIMGKTDM; encoded by the coding sequence ATGAAGAAAATCTTTTATTTTCATCGTCTTTTTCCGAAAATCTCTACAAATATATCCGATTCTGAGCTGATTGACTTGATTCGTCAAATTACGTTCACATCTAACAAAGACAATATTTCCAGAACAGATGCCTATCAAAGATTTTATATGAAACATACGGAAATACGTTGGGCATTTTTGGCATCGATGGTTTCCCGGAATGCCGGCTGGAATATGTGCGACCTCGTACATCCGCTGTTTCAAGCGAGTGTCGATCCAAGAACTAGAGAAAGACTTTTTCTTACATATGAACGAGCAAATTGGCTCATCTTTCATGATGCATTCCCTCAATTGCTTCTCTATCATTATTCGACGATTTTAAAGAGGCCCTTGTTTCATTTATTGAAAGGATTTTGTGTATCAGAGTTCATGCATGGAGAATGGCAGAGATTTTGGGCAGAAAATGATCATAGCCGCTTGACCATTTCACTCATCATAAATGAGCAAAATCTTATCCAAGAGCCTATTATAATGCATCCTCTTTATAAGAAAAGGGTATTTAAAACTATTCTATTTCATCTTCAGGATTTTTTTCATTTTAGCTGTGTCATCTTTCCGACACTGCAGGGGAACTTGTTCGGGGCAAGTGTATCGAAGTTTACGGACTTAAATGCGAGAATAGACTTGGGAAAAAGGCTCCAAAAGATCCTCTTTCACCCCGATTTATACCCCTATTTTTTAACATTCGCCAAAAATGTGACACACACCGGATCACGATATGATTATAAAAAACTAAACCCCTTTAGGCATGAAAGAGAGATGACGCTGTTAAGGGCTGCCTATCCGATTGTGGAACACCATATTACCGAACAACAGGATTGGTCCGCCTTGGGGAAGATTCACAGCAGGTGGTTTGCAGATGTGGATTTTCAGGAAAGCATCATGCTTACTGAGTGGTTTGACGGGAAGAGACTGAAACAGGACAGACTTTTGAAAGTGAAGTCTTTGCTGAACGAAATAATGGGAAAGACTGACATGTAA
- a CDS encoding ribonuclease H-like domain-containing protein: MSLKNKLNRMKNHIVREEKDRVQEIVHRAPEFEEPMDIPYLDEWKKMGVTPYYFDGEFCLIREVKFPLNHLHGKYELGDLHTSVQMWNNSEIDHPLSSKGMDSSDLFFFDTETTGLGGGAGNTIFLLGYAQVKEDEVILKQHILPEPGNEIPFYQSFLENVDYTTLVTYNGKAFDWPQVKTRHTLIRDHVPNLPAFGHFDLFHGARRMWKHKLDRVKLINVEADILDFHRKDDVPGYLAPMIYFDFVDRKNPEGIIKVLEHNELDILSLISLYIHLTCQIIGVDSDQSDQERLLVGKWFDYLGDGETAIKLLEKVSYESEEPEAVEAKFKLAFHYKKMKRFNEAGKLWGEVVIKGSLVEVQMALIELAKIYEHQFKDFVKAFEYTNQALELEMKEAQRSEKKLLELDKRLKRIKKKLQKGTKI, translated from the coding sequence ATGTCATTGAAAAATAAACTGAACAGGATGAAAAATCATATTGTTCGAGAGGAAAAGGACCGAGTACAGGAAATTGTCCATAGGGCTCCGGAATTTGAGGAACCTATGGACATCCCTTATTTAGATGAATGGAAAAAAATGGGTGTAACTCCGTATTATTTTGATGGAGAATTTTGTCTAATACGTGAAGTCAAATTTCCACTGAATCACCTTCATGGTAAATACGAACTGGGAGACCTCCATACTTCCGTTCAGATGTGGAACAATAGTGAGATCGATCATCCACTTTCTTCAAAGGGAATGGATTCATCAGATCTGTTCTTTTTTGATACGGAAACAACCGGACTCGGCGGGGGAGCAGGTAACACAATTTTCCTGCTGGGATATGCTCAAGTCAAAGAGGATGAAGTTATCCTCAAGCAGCACATCCTTCCGGAACCAGGAAATGAAATCCCCTTCTATCAAAGCTTCTTGGAGAATGTAGATTATACGACATTGGTTACGTATAACGGGAAAGCATTCGATTGGCCACAAGTGAAAACACGTCATACATTGATTCGAGATCATGTTCCGAACCTTCCGGCTTTTGGGCACTTCGATCTTTTTCATGGCGCACGGCGGATGTGGAAGCACAAGCTCGATCGTGTGAAGCTTATCAATGTAGAAGCGGATATCCTGGACTTTCATCGGAAAGACGATGTTCCCGGCTATTTGGCACCGATGATTTATTTCGATTTTGTGGACAGGAAAAATCCCGAGGGCATCATTAAAGTGCTGGAGCACAATGAATTGGATATTTTATCACTGATTTCGCTCTATATTCATTTAACCTGTCAGATCATTGGGGTGGATTCAGACCAATCGGATCAAGAGCGTCTATTGGTGGGCAAATGGTTTGACTATTTAGGCGACGGTGAAACGGCAATAAAATTATTAGAAAAGGTTTCCTACGAAAGTGAGGAACCGGAAGCGGTCGAAGCAAAGTTCAAGCTGGCATTCCATTACAAAAAAATGAAGAGATTCAATGAGGCTGGTAAACTTTGGGGAGAAGTCGTGATAAAAGGTTCCCTTGTGGAAGTCCAAATGGCCTTAATTGAACTTGCTAAGATTTATGAGCATCAATTCAAAGATTTTGTGAAGGCATTCGAATATACCAATCAAGCATTGGAGCTTGAAATGAAGGAAGCACAAAGAAGCGAAAAGAAGTTGTTGGAATTGGATAAAAGGCTTAAAAGAATCAAAAAAAAGCTTCAAAAAGGTACAAAAATATAA
- a CDS encoding DEAD/DEAH box helicase, which yields MFRKQNLKDVIDLLQSDPELKERIIHWQTLEEKEAITKSIPKGVHSELASALQKRGIERLYTHQHTAYELAGNGKSFVAITPTASGKTLCYNLPVLQKVLQSPQSRALYIFPTKALAQDQKSELNELIQESDMNINSYTYDGDTPANIRQKVRKAGHIVITNPDMLHSAILPHHTKWVSLFENLKYIVIDELHIYRGVFGSHVANVIRRLKRICQYYGSDPQFICTSATIANPKELAEQLTGEEMALVDDNGAPSGRKHFVFYNPPVVNKPLNIRRSATLEVRDLAGQLLKNKIQTIVFARSRVRVEIILTYLKELVLGELGPKSIRGYRGGYLPTQRREIEKGLRSGDIYGVVSTNALELGVDIGQLQVCIMTGYPGTIASAWQQAGRAGRRHGESLVIMVASSSPLDQYIIEHPEYFFAQSPEVARIDPDNLIILIDHIKCAAYELPFKQGDHFGETEIEDVLEFLVDERILHHNGNRYYWMNDAFPAHNISLRSASQENVIIIDTSVPAQAKVIGEMDRFSAMTLLHDEAIYLHQGLQYQVEELDWEEKKAYVREVDVDYFTDANLAVQLTVLEEDLSREGSQVSRGFGDVSVRAMATIFKKIKFDTHENIGSGPIHLPEEELHTSSAWISLKEDDVGLSIKEVEQGLIGAAHALKSIVPLFVMCDPQDFHVIPQVKAAHNERPTIFIYDHYPGGIGLSKKVFEDMKNIIREARNLIEGCRCQTGCPSCIGTETLSTKKDTLRLMDAMDGKAK from the coding sequence ATGTTTCGTAAACAAAACCTAAAAGATGTCATTGATTTGCTTCAATCAGATCCAGAGCTGAAAGAACGGATCATCCATTGGCAAACGCTTGAAGAAAAAGAAGCAATCACAAAGAGCATTCCAAAAGGTGTCCATTCCGAGCTTGCATCTGCTTTACAGAAAAGGGGGATTGAGCGGCTTTATACCCATCAGCATACCGCATATGAACTGGCGGGAAATGGGAAAAGCTTTGTCGCCATCACCCCGACGGCATCTGGGAAAACACTTTGCTATAATTTGCCGGTTTTACAAAAGGTGCTTCAGTCGCCACAATCGCGGGCACTCTATATCTTTCCCACTAAAGCATTGGCACAAGATCAAAAAAGTGAGCTGAATGAGTTAATCCAAGAATCAGATATGAACATAAACAGCTATACATATGATGGCGATACTCCAGCGAATATCCGGCAAAAAGTGCGAAAAGCAGGCCACATCGTCATAACAAACCCTGACATGCTCCATTCGGCTATCCTGCCGCATCATACTAAATGGGTTTCTTTGTTCGAGAACTTAAAATATATTGTCATTGATGAACTTCATATATATAGGGGAGTCTTTGGAAGTCATGTCGCAAATGTCATCAGGAGGTTAAAAAGGATCTGCCAATACTATGGGAGCGACCCTCAGTTCATTTGTACATCGGCAACCATTGCCAATCCAAAAGAATTGGCAGAGCAGTTGACAGGGGAGGAGATGGCTCTTGTAGATGATAATGGGGCCCCTAGTGGAAGAAAACACTTTGTGTTTTATAATCCTCCCGTCGTCAACAAGCCGTTGAACATTCGTAGGAGCGCAACACTTGAAGTGCGTGACTTGGCCGGACAGCTGCTGAAAAACAAAATACAAACAATTGTTTTCGCCCGGAGCAGGGTAAGGGTGGAAATCATCCTTACCTACCTTAAAGAATTGGTGCTTGGTGAGCTTGGCCCAAAATCCATCCGGGGATACCGGGGGGGTTACTTGCCTACTCAGCGAAGGGAAATCGAAAAAGGATTGAGATCCGGTGATATATATGGTGTTGTCAGTACGAATGCATTGGAACTTGGAGTAGATATCGGGCAGCTCCAAGTCTGTATCATGACCGGCTATCCCGGCACCATTGCCAGTGCATGGCAGCAGGCAGGACGAGCTGGAAGGAGACATGGTGAATCATTGGTCATCATGGTCGCAAGTTCAAGCCCATTGGATCAATATATCATTGAGCATCCCGAATATTTTTTTGCACAATCACCAGAAGTGGCTAGAATCGATCCAGATAATTTAATCATTTTGATTGACCATATTAAGTGTGCCGCGTATGAATTGCCCTTTAAACAAGGCGACCATTTTGGCGAGACAGAGATTGAGGATGTTCTTGAATTCTTGGTCGACGAAAGAATCCTACATCATAATGGGAATCGATACTATTGGATGAATGATGCGTTCCCTGCCCACAATATCAGCCTTCGGTCCGCTTCCCAGGAAAATGTCATCATCATTGATACTTCTGTGCCCGCACAAGCAAAAGTCATTGGGGAGATGGACCGGTTCAGTGCAATGACCCTTCTTCATGATGAAGCGATCTATCTTCATCAAGGATTGCAATATCAAGTGGAGGAATTGGATTGGGAAGAAAAAAAAGCATATGTTCGGGAAGTGGACGTCGATTACTTCACCGATGCCAATCTTGCCGTTCAGCTTACAGTTCTTGAAGAGGATCTTTCTAGGGAAGGTTCGCAGGTCTCAAGGGGGTTTGGGGATGTTTCCGTCCGTGCAATGGCGACGATCTTCAAGAAAATCAAATTTGATACGCATGAAAACATCGGATCAGGACCCATTCATCTACCTGAGGAAGAGCTTCATACGAGTTCTGCCTGGATTTCATTAAAGGAGGATGATGTGGGACTCTCCATAAAGGAAGTCGAACAAGGTTTAATCGGTGCAGCGCATGCCCTGAAATCAATCGTCCCATTATTTGTCATGTGCGATCCCCAGGACTTTCATGTCATACCACAGGTAAAAGCAGCCCATAATGAACGGCCAACCATTTTCATCTATGATCATTATCCAGGTGGGATCGGCCTGAGCAAAAAAGTCTTTGAAGATATGAAAAATATCATTCGGGAAGCCAGAAACTTGATTGAAGGCTGCCGATGTCAGACAGGCTGTCCTTCCTGTATAGGGACGGAAACTTTATCCACCAAGAAAGATACACTGCGATTGATGGATGCGATGGATGGCAAGGCAAAATGA
- the recU gene encoding Holliday junction resolvase RecU: protein MDFHYPNGKKFVPNNPSAAKARTNRTSTYSNRGMTLEEDLNETNEYYLANKIALIHKKPTPVQIVKVDYPRRSAAVIKEAYFKQASTTDYNGVFKGRYIDFEAKETQNQTSFPLKNFHEHQIKHMEQTLLQHGIAFVILRFSKTEEVFLLEGEHLIHFWERMINGGRKSISKMEIQENGHPIPLGLHPRIDYIKVIEKLYSL from the coding sequence ATGGACTTTCATTACCCAAATGGGAAAAAATTTGTTCCCAACAACCCAAGCGCAGCAAAGGCGAGAACAAATAGAACATCGACTTACAGCAATAGGGGCATGACGCTTGAAGAAGATCTAAATGAGACAAATGAATATTATCTTGCAAATAAGATTGCACTTATCCATAAAAAACCGACGCCAGTACAGATCGTGAAAGTTGACTACCCCAGAAGAAGTGCGGCGGTCATAAAGGAAGCATACTTCAAGCAGGCATCAACGACAGACTATAATGGTGTTTTCAAAGGGCGGTACATTGATTTTGAAGCAAAGGAAACGCAGAACCAGACTTCCTTCCCATTGAAAAACTTCCATGAGCATCAAATCAAGCATATGGAGCAGACACTATTACAACATGGCATTGCATTTGTCATCTTAAGATTTTCCAAAACGGAGGAAGTATTTCTACTGGAAGGAGAACATCTCATCCATTTTTGGGAAAGAATGATCAATGGTGGTAGAAAATCCATTTCAAAAATGGAGATTCAAGAAAATGGCCACCCCATACCACTTGGATTGCATCCACGCATTGATTACATTAAAGTTATAGAAAAGCTTTATTCATTATGA
- a CDS encoding alpha/beta fold hydrolase, with product MERQLVGKNELAYLDNKMNGETILLIHGFCGSSDYWSKIIPRLSNHRVIAIDIRGHGGSSVTEDAFSVEDLAQDIEYFCDQKQLDQFFLFGHSLGGYITLAFADKMKQRLKGFGLIHSTSMPDDFQAKENRLKGIDSIQEKGMHYFVDELIPKLFAPDSDKELIEEALQIGYGTNPAAAKQCLKSMKNRPDRTDVMKNAEMPILLVAGKEDRIIPEEKAFNVEAPHISKKMLNHSGHMGMMEQPNELAEIINDFISNVQSN from the coding sequence ATGGAAAGGCAGCTTGTAGGCAAAAACGAATTGGCTTATCTAGACAACAAAATGAATGGGGAGACGATTTTGTTGATCCATGGATTTTGTGGATCCTCCGACTATTGGAGCAAGATCATTCCTCGGCTAAGCAATCATCGCGTCATCGCCATTGACATTAGGGGCCACGGAGGTTCTTCAGTAACGGAAGATGCATTCTCAGTGGAAGATTTGGCCCAGGATATAGAGTATTTTTGCGACCAAAAACAATTGGACCAGTTTTTTCTGTTTGGACACTCTCTCGGAGGCTACATCACTCTGGCATTCGCCGATAAGATGAAGCAGAGGTTAAAGGGATTCGGTCTCATTCATTCGACCTCAATGCCTGATGATTTTCAAGCAAAGGAAAATAGATTGAAAGGGATTGATTCCATACAAGAAAAAGGGATGCATTATTTTGTTGATGAATTGATCCCAAAGCTATTTGCCCCCGATTCTGATAAAGAGCTGATCGAGGAAGCCTTGCAAATTGGCTATGGGACCAACCCTGCTGCAGCAAAGCAATGTTTGAAATCCATGAAGAATCGTCCAGACCGGACGGATGTCATGAAAAATGCAGAGATGCCCATACTGCTTGTAGCGGGAAAAGAAGACAGGATCATCCCTGAAGAAAAGGCTTTTAATGTAGAGGCACCGCATATTTCAAAAAAAATGTTGAATCATTCAGGGCATATGGGAATGATGGAGCAGCCAAATGAACTGGCGGAGATCATAAATGATTTCATTTCCAATGTGCAATCTAATTAG
- a CDS encoding YppG family protein — protein sequence MRTRHKTQLYFLDPQAAGWQDSAGRFSYMQQHPGGVVPYNPQPPYGMPYPYGQFPPMNNPGYIQNGNPSNNPNFQLNHYPGQHPGQFYGNQQQIPSQIFQNPLQPAEEANQGAAQQQGYANPYPKASFMQKPQGSGVSSLMNSFKGQDGSLDFNKMMNTAGQMMNAVNQVGSMVKGIGGFFKI from the coding sequence GTGAGAACAAGACACAAGACACAGCTGTATTTTCTTGATCCTCAAGCTGCAGGATGGCAGGATAGTGCGGGGAGATTTTCATATATGCAGCAGCATCCGGGAGGGGTGGTTCCCTATAATCCACAGCCTCCATATGGAATGCCTTACCCATACGGACAGTTCCCACCTATGAATAATCCGGGTTATATCCAAAATGGAAATCCGAGTAATAATCCAAATTTTCAGCTAAACCATTATCCAGGTCAACATCCGGGCCAGTTTTATGGAAATCAACAGCAAATTCCTTCTCAGATATTCCAAAATCCACTTCAGCCAGCGGAAGAAGCCAACCAAGGGGCCGCTCAGCAGCAAGGTTATGCCAATCCATATCCTAAAGCCAGCTTTATGCAGAAGCCTCAAGGTTCGGGAGTGAGTTCACTAATGAACTCATTTAAAGGACAAGACGGATCATTAGACTTTAATAAAATGATGAATACGGCTGGACAAATGATGAATGCAGTCAATCAAGTGGGATCGATGGTGAAAGGGATAGGGGGATTCTTTAAAATATAG
- a CDS encoding YppE family protein yields MLEDNLQKLTNELIQLNQEAHNIYKHARETNQKGDFYTEVKPFADLVKSKGDEWESEALKWLSNQKQKNLHPIQIKNTNENIQMVSIQAFFPETSLKRFKSHVQSIEYVLKQVYNSVQ; encoded by the coding sequence ATGTTGGAAGATAATCTGCAGAAATTGACAAATGAGCTGATCCAATTGAATCAGGAAGCCCATAATATCTATAAGCATGCACGAGAAACAAATCAAAAAGGTGATTTTTATACCGAAGTGAAGCCTTTTGCTGATCTCGTAAAGTCCAAAGGGGATGAGTGGGAATCAGAGGCATTGAAATGGCTGTCGAATCAAAAACAAAAAAATTTGCATCCTATTCAGATTAAAAATACGAATGAGAATATACAAATGGTATCCATCCAGGCCTTCTTCCCAGAAACAAGCCTGAAAAGGTTCAAGAGTCATGTTCAATCTATCGAATATGTATTGAAACAAGTGTATAATTCCGTTCAGTAA
- a CDS encoding CotD family spore coat protein, producing MYCRPPHVLPAIVHPTKCCVNHTYSTVEVPHIHPTHTTTVNHTMFQHKHYFPQTQSAVSDVSNQQFNCGPGAAPTGPMGPQMGGGQPMGPMGPQMGPMGPMGQMGPYGR from the coding sequence ATGTATTGCAGACCACCACATGTTCTTCCTGCGATTGTTCATCCAACTAAATGCTGTGTAAATCATACCTATTCCACTGTAGAAGTACCTCATATTCATCCTACTCACACTACTACAGTAAATCATACGATGTTTCAGCATAAACATTACTTCCCGCAAACACAATCAGCAGTCAGCGATGTTTCCAACCAACAATTCAACTGTGGTCCGGGAGCTGCTCCAACGGGGCCTATGGGACCTCAAATGGGCGGCGGACAGCCAATGGGGCCGATGGGACCTCAAATGGGACCAATGGGACCAATGGGACAGATGGGACCTTACGGACGCTAA
- a CDS encoding Hsp20/alpha crystallin family protein yields the protein MSEPKKPSSKRPARDQFGDLVNSMNDFFREKPVKGILESIDEFFSAPFPSNQHSFSAELHETENEITITSKLPGIKKEQIFIDIFPHYVTISVQNNELITQEDQNHDAIFRKQTFQRNTRTIQLPSIVNDKKAKASYQDGLLVIQIPKEKGKRLQIES from the coding sequence ATGTCTGAACCTAAGAAACCATCCTCAAAAAGACCGGCACGCGACCAATTTGGGGATCTTGTGAATTCCATGAATGATTTTTTTCGTGAAAAACCGGTTAAGGGTATTTTGGAAAGCATTGATGAATTTTTTTCAGCTCCGTTCCCATCCAATCAACATAGCTTTTCAGCTGAGCTTCATGAAACTGAAAATGAAATCACCATTACCTCGAAGCTTCCAGGAATAAAAAAGGAACAAATCTTCATTGATATTTTTCCACATTATGTAACAATTTCTGTCCAAAACAACGAATTAATTACGCAAGAGGATCAAAATCATGATGCAATCTTCCGTAAACAAACTTTCCAGAGAAACACAAGAACCATTCAACTCCCGTCAATCGTCAATGATAAAAAGGCGAAGGCCTCTTATCAAGACGGGTTATTGGTCATTCAGATACCGAAAGAAAAAGGAAAGAGACTTCAGATTGAATCATAA
- the yppF gene encoding YppF family protein, which yields MNVQQLKELFKQKRSFDTEDVNELLDFAKYAYIHNELSGKQYRRVVGELESEGASLPPEGIIR from the coding sequence ATGAATGTGCAACAACTTAAAGAATTGTTCAAGCAAAAGAGATCATTTGACACTGAGGATGTAAATGAACTTTTAGACTTTGCAAAATATGCCTACATTCACAATGAACTCTCTGGAAAACAATACCGCCGGGTAGTCGGCGAGCTGGAATCCGAAGGGGCATCTCTGCCTCCTGAAGGCATCATAAGATAA
- a CDS encoding PBP1A family penicillin-binding protein, whose translation MAGKTQSREDRRKQQQSAKRKGKKKKSLFKKVFLTIFILGILGLAAGAGTFAYYASTAPPLNEKRLKDPVASEIYGMDGKLATTVGSVNRDYVNFNDIPKEVVDAVLATEDNRFYQHHGIDPIRLAGAVLANFTHGFGSQGGSTITQQVIKNYYLSDNKTLKRKAQEAWLAIKLEQKYTKDEIFEMYVNKVYYSDGVHGIETASKHYYGKDLKKLSLPQIALLAGLPQSPNNYNPFEHPEAAKKRRDVVLSLMYQHHKISKDQMEKAKQVPIKSMLKKQDEQDKIEQKYDSYVDQVIKEVQKMGDYNPYSDGLKIYTTLDTDAQQYVEKLMNGNGEIQYPDDKFQAGITLLDTKSGAIRAIGGGRNQKVKRGLNRATEIKRQPGSTFKPIMDYGPAIENLKWSTYHQLDDKPYKYSNGTEIHDWDGKYLGQMSMRKALYMSRNIPALQTMQAVGIDKSKAFSEKLGFHFDSINESDAIGGGNGVSPEQMAGAYAAFGNNGIYNKPHTVLKIVLPDGTVIKNKQEPKVAMKDYTAYMVTDMLKDVLTAPHGTGHDANVSGLPLAGKTGTTNYGSGNYANSDVPDSWFTGYTTNYTASVWTGYDNRSTPIKRANQHISQILFSKLMAHVSEGKDTPDFKKPDSVVRTAVEEGTMKKPSKYTPEDKIVHELFVRGHEPSETSTAFDKPDSPSGLKGKYNPDTNQIELSWDYGDEKDVQFEITGSMAGGATQPITTTKDHSIKIDNPQPGGVYTFNVTAVTNSQKSDPASVTVDVMGDQNGNGNGNDQGNGNGNGNGNGNGNGNGNGTGSGDGSGTGSGSGDGSGTGSGSGDGSGSGSGTGSGSGSGTGSGSGTGSGTGSGTGSGSGTGSGTGSGTGSGSGTGSGSGTGSGSGTGSGSGTGSGSGSGSGTGTGSGSGSGSGTGSGTGSGGSTP comes from the coding sequence ATGGCAGGAAAAACGCAATCAAGAGAAGATCGCCGTAAACAACAGCAATCTGCAAAACGAAAAGGTAAGAAAAAGAAAAGTCTTTTTAAAAAGGTATTTTTAACAATATTTATTTTAGGAATTCTAGGGTTGGCTGCAGGAGCAGGTACATTTGCCTACTACGCAAGCACAGCTCCTCCCCTGAATGAGAAGCGTTTGAAAGACCCTGTAGCCTCAGAAATCTATGGCATGGATGGCAAGCTTGCAACCACCGTAGGTTCGGTCAACAGGGACTATGTGAATTTCAACGACATCCCGAAAGAGGTCGTCGATGCGGTACTGGCTACAGAAGATAATCGATTCTATCAACATCATGGGATTGACCCAATCCGTCTTGCAGGGGCAGTCCTAGCCAACTTCACCCATGGATTCGGCTCCCAGGGGGGAAGTACCATCACACAGCAAGTCATCAAAAACTATTATCTTTCCGACAACAAAACCTTGAAACGGAAAGCACAGGAAGCTTGGCTTGCCATAAAGCTGGAACAGAAATATACAAAAGATGAAATTTTTGAAATGTATGTCAACAAGGTTTACTACAGTGACGGAGTCCATGGAATCGAGACCGCATCGAAGCATTACTATGGAAAAGACCTCAAGAAATTGTCACTGCCGCAAATCGCTTTGCTTGCAGGCTTGCCGCAAAGCCCGAACAACTATAATCCATTCGAACATCCTGAAGCTGCAAAGAAACGCAGAGATGTAGTGTTGTCACTAATGTATCAACATCATAAAATTTCAAAGGATCAAATGGAAAAAGCGAAGCAAGTTCCGATCAAATCCATGCTTAAAAAGCAGGATGAACAGGATAAAATCGAGCAAAAATACGATTCTTACGTGGATCAAGTCATCAAGGAAGTTCAGAAGATGGGCGATTACAATCCTTACTCTGACGGCTTGAAGATCTATACAACATTGGATACAGATGCACAGCAGTACGTCGAAAAGCTGATGAACGGAAATGGGGAAATACAATATCCTGATGACAAGTTCCAAGCGGGGATCACCCTTCTGGATACGAAATCAGGCGCCATCAGGGCAATCGGCGGCGGCAGAAATCAGAAAGTGAAACGCGGATTGAATCGTGCTACTGAAATAAAAAGACAACCTGGTTCTACATTCAAGCCCATCATGGACTATGGTCCAGCAATCGAAAATTTAAAATGGTCTACGTATCATCAGCTGGATGATAAGCCATATAAATATTCAAATGGGACAGAAATTCATGATTGGGATGGTAAGTATTTAGGACAGATGTCTATGCGTAAAGCACTCTACATGTCAAGGAACATCCCAGCCCTACAGACAATGCAAGCTGTGGGAATTGATAAATCTAAAGCTTTCTCTGAGAAATTAGGATTCCATTTTGATTCAATCAATGAATCGGATGCCATAGGAGGAGGTAATGGCGTTTCCCCTGAACAAATGGCTGGGGCCTATGCCGCTTTCGGTAATAATGGAATTTATAACAAACCGCATACTGTCTTGAAAATTGTCCTTCCTGATGGAACGGTCATCAAGAATAAACAAGAACCGAAAGTAGCTATGAAAGATTATACGGCATATATGGTAACGGACATGCTGAAGGACGTATTGACTGCACCTCATGGTACAGGTCATGACGCTAATGTATCAGGTTTACCTTTAGCCGGGAAAACAGGTACCACAAACTATGGCTCTGGTAATTATGCTAATAGTGATGTACCAGATTCTTGGTTTACGGGGTATACGACAAACTATACGGCTTCCGTGTGGACTGGATATGATAACAGATCTACCCCAATAAAGCGCGCAAATCAACATATTTCGCAAATTTTATTCAGCAAATTGATGGCTCATGTATCCGAAGGCAAGGATACACCTGATTTCAAAAAGCCTGATTCCGTCGTCAGAACTGCCGTTGAGGAAGGCACCATGAAAAAACCAAGCAAATATACACCTGAAGACAAAATCGTCCATGAACTATTTGTTAGGGGACATGAACCATCCGAAACATCAACGGCTTTTGATAAACCTGATTCCCCTTCAGGATTGAAAGGCAAGTACAATCCTGATACGAACCAAATTGAATTATCTTGGGATTATGGCGATGAGAAAGATGTTCAATTCGAAATCACAGGTTCAATGGCAGGCGGCGCAACGCAGCCGATAACAACGACAAAAGATCATTCGATCAAAATAGACAATCCTCAGCCTGGAGGAGTGTATACATTCAACGTTACTGCTGTGACCAATAGTCAAAAAAGCGACCCAGCATCTGTAACCGTCGATGTCATGGGCGATCAAAATGGCAACGGTAATGGTAATGATCAGGGCAATGGTAACGGTAACGGTAATGGTAACGGTAATGGTAACGGTAATGGTAACGGCACTGGTTCTGGCGATGGCTCCGGTACTGGCTCTGGTTCTGGCGATGGCTCCGGTACCGGCTCTGGTTCTGGCGATGGCTCCGGTTCTGGCTCTGGTACCGGCTCTGGTTCTGGCTCTGGCACCGGTTCTGGCTCTGGTACCGGCTCTGGCACCGGCTCTGGCACCGGCTCTGGCTCTGGTACCGGCTCTGGCACCGGCTCTGGCACCGGCTCTGGCTCTGGTACCGGCTCTGGCTCTGGTACCGGCTCTGGCTCTGGTACCGGCTCTGGCTCTGGTACCGGCTCTGGCTCTGGCTCTGGTTCTGGCACTGGCACTGGCTCTGGTTCTGGCTCTGGCTCTGGTACTGGCTCTGGTACTGGCTCTGGTGGTTCGACACCGTAA